A window of Calliopsis andreniformis isolate RMS-2024a chromosome 3, iyCalAndr_principal, whole genome shotgun sequence contains these coding sequences:
- the Tyf gene encoding twenty-four isoform X3, with amino-acid sequence MSVADTALSISIKMAPGPEHRQEPVAPDKTAENSRGEVSDERDTENSVVGVETVSNQTLNVESASTNVDTSSESTGQTASACVISDNKQEEPATLSTLNEGELRALLDEAITYKCPKDREGKSNLFKELLQEAEADETEEGRRIITNSRCLPGSNRRRHKRDSVSERLTHGGSLQNLAQPITSEFDSSFAYLTSGSSHTYGGNRRKNKKYTGSSVSARQREGGSLPSNVNASHSLASLANLDLLFDKKGFYEERATYDWTNKEKSKSLDKAPYTSTKKEEKEKDKKDTKKDSCETELEAREKRNNKGKHGTNEMLESDNPPPEYKSDYMVIDLGDTEVGTISERNVSSAISGVQRPQSLDTEEDEGTEMKIIEPRRPQYISHTTFDIAQTPVDTTIDFSLREHSGKQDKSKISVNGTLSFQTFNSVKCGIGGTSNTSSASQGKVVPSLCSMMSASLQTQNITMEGLRYTAHTTVSGEKKSLDENGNAVQNYNGERKKLRRKHTQEPNVIIYKAEPVEGLCYEDIDSLINFIENKESKSKKGKPGNPVRVKTNSGAKPRSREKDTKREQLPAKLQKSNSLEEISKTKLEDLTTENSTSSSGASSLSSQHGTINIALRRAKQKSTGDAAVDSRGDRRSWGTEEGQSIYCNDTGDDYASRRNSTKKINIEPDHETEFLVVTKKKKSKKQRRSSSGSRAQNLTTSGSYLQNSRGFSNDYRTPLSPELRRKSASSMPPSDKSDSSDSDSVHSLPVTSNTSKHNLSKIATSSGGTPQASYADIARMATINMSHSSVLNMSTIVPSMLNTSSWPSVPPKTPSEPDKIPQDYYPSLDELQHSDRKTRQHNFTHSNHILNLSFEKPLSPTLSSKIKNSTDRKKAEAQEEAINKNIQVIKYVQDIENMQQNLTQQEQKNLILNHSTNSNETSTINAVPSKPNNTVTNYNPDTDNNNPNCNNINNKDTVTKCNNSRSRRGYVQNNQNIQNQVSQEEHSKKPGYSYDENPKKAHNIESSGAHLENKNNPGTGSSDDNDTQKNNVQNNPRLQQEMQNTESDINKPKNEKSTKTAREQNVNFNYDAVKSGNTHLINTKQDQQEDSECNKIKQNATLDKDRLQKGESQISNKQKISRPAVILLDETPSDVTKNNDLPTELRFGFEINEQLLLSEDSTAEETSTSSVFPSVVPPLVNKPPSNFDRYPPIFEKHARCDKFTPNFMQPPSNHVPQQPMHPVMVQRLPCIGYPPRFPPPTCLPPPTPTLGIMEKYHQPKEDFSMLYVAPEEDVNVQTYNHDKIVSFVGLAWDAVMREMPVTTSGRIQFYSGQ; translated from the exons ATGAGCGTAGCGGACACAGCGCTGTCAATTTCGATCAAAATGGCCCCAGGGCCGGAGCATCGTCAAGAACCAGTAGCGCCCGATAAAACTGCTGAGAACAGTCGTGGTGAAGTTTCTGACGAGAGAGATACTGAGAATTCTGTGGTAGGTGTTGAGACAGTTAGCAATCAGACTTTGAATGTAGAAAGTGCTTCGACAAATGTTGATACCAGTTCAGAATCAACGGGTCAAACTGCATCAGCTTGTGTCATCAGTGATAATAAACAG GAAGAACCAGCCACACTGTCTACATTAAATGAAGGTGAATTACGTGCCCTCTTGGATGAAGCTATAACATACAAGTGTCCTAAAGATCGTGAAGGAAAGTCCAATCTCTTTAAG GAGCTACTGCAAGAAGCAGAAGCTGATGAGACTGAGGAAGGTCGTAGAATAATAACTAATTCACGCTGTTTGCCTGGATCAAACCGTAGAAGACATAAACGGGATTCTGTATCTGAAAGGCTCACGCATGGAGGATCATTACAAAATTTAGCACAACCTATTACTTCAGAATTTGATAGTAGTTTTGCATACTTAACATCTGGTTCTAGCCATACTTACGGAGGAAATCgaaggaaaaataaaaaatatacaggATCTAGTGTATCTGCTAGGCAAAGAGAAGGTGGTTCACTGCCTTCAAACGTTAATGCATCTCATAGTCTTGCTTCTTTGGCTAATTTAGATTTATTGTTCGATAAAAAG GGTTTCTATGAAGAAAGGGCAACATACGACTGGACCAATAAAGAAAAATCCAAGTCTTTAGACAAAGCACCATACACTAGTACAAAgaaggaagaaaaagaaaaggacaaaaaagatacaaaaaaAGATTCATGTGAAACTGAACTTGAAGCACGTGAGAAAAGAAATAATAAAGGAAAACACGGGACAAATGAGATGCTCGAGTCAGATAATCCACCACCAGAATATAAATCAGATTACATGGTAATTGATTTAGGTGACACTGAG GTGGGTACTATTAGTGAAAGGAATGTGAGTTCTGCAATAAGTGGGGTTCAAAGACCTCAGTCATTGGATACAGAAGAAGATGAAGGAACTGAAATGAAAATTATTGAGCCGCGTAGACCTCAATATATATCACACACTACCTTCGATATAGCTCAAACCCCCGTGGATACTACTATAGATTTTTCTCTTCGAGAGCATAGCGGAAAACAAGATAAATCAAAAATATCTGTTAATGGTACTCTCTCCTTTCAAACTTTTAATAGTGTGAAATGTGGCATTGGTGGTACCTCAAACACTTCTAGTGCTAGTCAGGGTAAAGTAGTTCCAAGTTTATGCTCCATGATGTCTGCATCTTTACAGACACAGAATATTACAATGG AAGGTTTAAGGTATACAGCGCATACTACAGTGTCTGGGGAGAAGAAATCGTTAGATGAAAACGGAAATGCAGTCCAAAACTACAATGGAGAGAGGAAAAAACTTAGAAGGAAGCATACACAGGAGCCAAATGTTATTATATACAAGGCAGAGCCTGTAGAAGGTCTTTGTTACGAAGACATTGACAGTTTAATCAACTTCATTGAGAATAAAGAGTCCAAAAGTAAAAAAGGGAAACCAGGTAATCCAGTAAGAGTAAAAACTAATTCTGGAGCAAAACCAAGGAGTAGAGAAAAAGATACTAAGAGGGAACAGTTGCCTGCCAAATTACAGAAATCTAATTCCCTTGAAGAAATATCGAAAACTAAGCTTGAAGATCTCACAACAGAAAATAGTACCAGTTCTAGTGGTGCCAGTAGTTTATCCAGCCAACATG GCACAATTAATATTGCTTTGCGTCGTGCAAAACAAAAAAGCACAGGAGACGCAGCTGTCGATAGTCGTGGTGATAGACGATCGTGGGGAACAGAAGAAGGTCAGTCTATCTATTGCAATGACACAGGAGACGATTATGCTAGTCGCCGAAACTCCACTAAAAAAATCAATATAGAGCCTGATCACGAGACAGAATTTCTGGTAGTCACGAAAAAAAAGAAGAGCAAAAAACAGAGGAGAAGTTCCAGTGGTAGCAGAGCACAAAATTTAACAACATCTGGATCTTATCTTCAGAATTCCAGGGGATTTTCTAACGACTACAGAACTCCCCTTTCGCCTGAACTTAGAAGAAAATCTGCAAGCAGCATGCCTCCAAG TGACAAATCAGACAGTAGTGATTCAGACTCTGTGCATTCATTGCCAGTCACATCAAACACATCCAAACACAATTTATCGAAAATAGCTACCTCGTCAGGCGGAACTCCACAAGCAAGTTACGCAGATATAGCTCGTATGGCAACCATCAATATGTCTCACAGTTCGGTATTGAATATGTCTACGATAGTTCCAAGCATGTTAAACACGTCATCGTGGCCTAGTGTACCGCCTAAAACACCTTCGGAACCAGATAAAATTCCGCAAGACTATTATCCCAGTTTAGACGAATTACAACACTCCGACAGGAAAACTAGGCAACATAATTTTACTCATTCGAATCATATCTTGAACCTCAGCTTTGAAAAACCACTGTCACCGACATTGTCGTCTAAGATCAAGAACTCGACAGACCGAAAAAAGGCAGAGGCTCAAGAAGAAGCTATTAATAAAAACATACAGGTCATTAAATATGTACAAGACATTGAAAACATGCAGCAGAACTTAACGCAACAAGAACAGAAAAATTTGATCCTTAATCACAGCACAAATTCAAATGAAACTTCGACGATCAACGCAGTGCCATCGAAGCCTAATAACACGGTAACAAAttataatcctgatactgacaacaaTAATCCAAATTGCAACAATATTAACAATAAAGATACTGTAACGAAATGTAATAATTCTCGATCGCGTCGAGGATATGTCCAAAACaatcaaaatatacaaaatcaAGTATCTCAAGAAGAGCATTCCAAGAAACCCGGATATTCGTACGACGAAAACCCAAAAAAGGCGCATAATATTGAAAGTTCTGGGGCACATCTTGAAAATAAGAATAATCCAGGAACAGGATCATCTGATGACAATGATACACAAAAAAACAATGTTCAAAATAATCCAAGATTGCAGCAAGAAATGCAGAACACCGAATCAGACATCAACAAACCGAAAAACGAAAAATCGACAAAAACAGCAAGAGAACAAAACGTTAACTTCAACTATGATGCAGTTAAATCGGGAAATACACACTTGATAAATACAAAGCAAGATCAACAAGAAGATAGTGAGTGTAACAAAATCAAACAAAATGCAACTTTGGATAAAGATCGACTACAGAAAGGGGAATCGCAGATATCGAATAAACAGAAAATTTCGAGACCTGCTGTTATATTGTTAGACGAGACTCCATCTGATGTTACAAAAAACAATGATTTACCAACAGAACTCAGGTTTGGCTTCGAGATTAATGAACAGCTGCTATTGTCTGAGGATTCTACAGCCGAAGAGACTTCTACTAGTTCTGTTTTTCCTTCTGTGGTGCCACCGCTTGTGAACAAGCCCCCTTCTAATTTCGATAGATACCCCCCGATATTTGAGAAACACGCAAGATGTGATAAGTTTACGCCTAATTTTATGCAACCGCCAAGTAATCATGTGCCGCAGCAGCCTATGCATCCTGTGATGGTGCAACGTTTACCGTGCATTGGTTATCCTCCAAGATTTCCACCACCCACGTGTTTGCCACCACCTACACCCACTCTAGGGATAATGGAGAAGTACCATCAACCGAAGGAAGATTTTTCTATGCTCTACGTAGCTCCTGAGGAAGATGTGAACGTGCAGACATACAATCATGATAAAATCGTCTCATTTGTCGGCTTAG CATGGGACGCCGTTATGAGGGAAATGCCAGTAACTACGAGTGGTCGTATACAGTTTTATAGTGGCCAGTGA
- the Tyf gene encoding twenty-four isoform X4 produces the protein MSVADTALSISIKMAPGPEHRQEPVAPDKTAENSRGEVSDERDTENSVVGVETVSNQTLNVESASTNVDTSSESTGQTASACVISDNKQEEPATLSTLNEGELRALLDEAITYKCPKDREGKSNLFKELLQEAEADETEEGRRIITNSRCLPGSNRRRHKRDSVSERLTHGGSLQNLAQPITSEFDSSFAYLTSGSSHTYGGNRRKNKKYTGSSVSARQREGGSLPSNVNASHSLASLANLDLLFDKKKGFYEERATYDWTNKEKSKSLDKAPYTSTKKEEKEKDKKDTKKDSCETELEAREKRNNKGKHGTNEMLESDNPPPEYKSDYMVGTISERNVSSAISGVQRPQSLDTEEDEGTEMKIIEPRRPQYISHTTFDIAQTPVDTTIDFSLREHSGKQDKSKISVNGTLSFQTFNSVKCGIGGTSNTSSASQGKVVPSLCSMMSASLQTQNITMEGLRYTAHTTVSGEKKSLDENGNAVQNYNGERKKLRRKHTQEPNVIIYKAEPVEGLCYEDIDSLINFIENKESKSKKGKPGNPVRVKTNSGAKPRSREKDTKREQLPAKLQKSNSLEEISKTKLEDLTTENSTSSSGASSLSSQHGTINIALRRAKQKSTGDAAVDSRGDRRSWGTEEGQSIYCNDTGDDYASRRNSTKKINIEPDHETEFLVVTKKKKSKKQRRSSSGSRAQNLTTSGSYLQNSRGFSNDYRTPLSPELRRKSASSMPPSDKSDSSDSDSVHSLPVTSNTSKHNLSKIATSSGGTPQASYADIARMATINMSHSSVLNMSTIVPSMLNTSSWPSVPPKTPSEPDKIPQDYYPSLDELQHSDRKTRQHNFTHSNHILNLSFEKPLSPTLSSKIKNSTDRKKAEAQEEAINKNIQVIKYVQDIENMQQNLTQQEQKNLILNHSTNSNETSTINAVPSKPNNTVTNYNPDTDNNNPNCNNINNKDTVTKCNNSRSRRGYVQNNQNIQNQVSQEEHSKKPGYSYDENPKKAHNIESSGAHLENKNNPGTGSSDDNDTQKNNVQNNPRLQQEMQNTESDINKPKNEKSTKTAREQNVNFNYDAVKSGNTHLINTKQDQQEDSECNKIKQNATLDKDRLQKGESQISNKQKISRPAVILLDETPSDVTKNNDLPTELRFGFEINEQLLLSEDSTAEETSTSSVFPSVVPPLVNKPPSNFDRYPPIFEKHARCDKFTPNFMQPPSNHVPQQPMHPVMVQRLPCIGYPPRFPPPTCLPPPTPTLGIMEKYHQPKEDFSMLYVAPEEDVNVQTYNHDKIVSFVGLAWDAVMREMPVTTSGRIQFYSGQ, from the exons ATGAGCGTAGCGGACACAGCGCTGTCAATTTCGATCAAAATGGCCCCAGGGCCGGAGCATCGTCAAGAACCAGTAGCGCCCGATAAAACTGCTGAGAACAGTCGTGGTGAAGTTTCTGACGAGAGAGATACTGAGAATTCTGTGGTAGGTGTTGAGACAGTTAGCAATCAGACTTTGAATGTAGAAAGTGCTTCGACAAATGTTGATACCAGTTCAGAATCAACGGGTCAAACTGCATCAGCTTGTGTCATCAGTGATAATAAACAG GAAGAACCAGCCACACTGTCTACATTAAATGAAGGTGAATTACGTGCCCTCTTGGATGAAGCTATAACATACAAGTGTCCTAAAGATCGTGAAGGAAAGTCCAATCTCTTTAAG GAGCTACTGCAAGAAGCAGAAGCTGATGAGACTGAGGAAGGTCGTAGAATAATAACTAATTCACGCTGTTTGCCTGGATCAAACCGTAGAAGACATAAACGGGATTCTGTATCTGAAAGGCTCACGCATGGAGGATCATTACAAAATTTAGCACAACCTATTACTTCAGAATTTGATAGTAGTTTTGCATACTTAACATCTGGTTCTAGCCATACTTACGGAGGAAATCgaaggaaaaataaaaaatatacaggATCTAGTGTATCTGCTAGGCAAAGAGAAGGTGGTTCACTGCCTTCAAACGTTAATGCATCTCATAGTCTTGCTTCTTTGGCTAATTTAGATTTATTGTTCGATAAAAAG AAGGGTTTCTATGAAGAAAGGGCAACATACGACTGGACCAATAAAGAAAAATCCAAGTCTTTAGACAAAGCACCATACACTAGTACAAAgaaggaagaaaaagaaaaggacaaaaaagatacaaaaaaAGATTCATGTGAAACTGAACTTGAAGCACGTGAGAAAAGAAATAATAAAGGAAAACACGGGACAAATGAGATGCTCGAGTCAGATAATCCACCACCAGAATATAAATCAGATTACATG GTGGGTACTATTAGTGAAAGGAATGTGAGTTCTGCAATAAGTGGGGTTCAAAGACCTCAGTCATTGGATACAGAAGAAGATGAAGGAACTGAAATGAAAATTATTGAGCCGCGTAGACCTCAATATATATCACACACTACCTTCGATATAGCTCAAACCCCCGTGGATACTACTATAGATTTTTCTCTTCGAGAGCATAGCGGAAAACAAGATAAATCAAAAATATCTGTTAATGGTACTCTCTCCTTTCAAACTTTTAATAGTGTGAAATGTGGCATTGGTGGTACCTCAAACACTTCTAGTGCTAGTCAGGGTAAAGTAGTTCCAAGTTTATGCTCCATGATGTCTGCATCTTTACAGACACAGAATATTACAATGG AAGGTTTAAGGTATACAGCGCATACTACAGTGTCTGGGGAGAAGAAATCGTTAGATGAAAACGGAAATGCAGTCCAAAACTACAATGGAGAGAGGAAAAAACTTAGAAGGAAGCATACACAGGAGCCAAATGTTATTATATACAAGGCAGAGCCTGTAGAAGGTCTTTGTTACGAAGACATTGACAGTTTAATCAACTTCATTGAGAATAAAGAGTCCAAAAGTAAAAAAGGGAAACCAGGTAATCCAGTAAGAGTAAAAACTAATTCTGGAGCAAAACCAAGGAGTAGAGAAAAAGATACTAAGAGGGAACAGTTGCCTGCCAAATTACAGAAATCTAATTCCCTTGAAGAAATATCGAAAACTAAGCTTGAAGATCTCACAACAGAAAATAGTACCAGTTCTAGTGGTGCCAGTAGTTTATCCAGCCAACATG GCACAATTAATATTGCTTTGCGTCGTGCAAAACAAAAAAGCACAGGAGACGCAGCTGTCGATAGTCGTGGTGATAGACGATCGTGGGGAACAGAAGAAGGTCAGTCTATCTATTGCAATGACACAGGAGACGATTATGCTAGTCGCCGAAACTCCACTAAAAAAATCAATATAGAGCCTGATCACGAGACAGAATTTCTGGTAGTCACGAAAAAAAAGAAGAGCAAAAAACAGAGGAGAAGTTCCAGTGGTAGCAGAGCACAAAATTTAACAACATCTGGATCTTATCTTCAGAATTCCAGGGGATTTTCTAACGACTACAGAACTCCCCTTTCGCCTGAACTTAGAAGAAAATCTGCAAGCAGCATGCCTCCAAG TGACAAATCAGACAGTAGTGATTCAGACTCTGTGCATTCATTGCCAGTCACATCAAACACATCCAAACACAATTTATCGAAAATAGCTACCTCGTCAGGCGGAACTCCACAAGCAAGTTACGCAGATATAGCTCGTATGGCAACCATCAATATGTCTCACAGTTCGGTATTGAATATGTCTACGATAGTTCCAAGCATGTTAAACACGTCATCGTGGCCTAGTGTACCGCCTAAAACACCTTCGGAACCAGATAAAATTCCGCAAGACTATTATCCCAGTTTAGACGAATTACAACACTCCGACAGGAAAACTAGGCAACATAATTTTACTCATTCGAATCATATCTTGAACCTCAGCTTTGAAAAACCACTGTCACCGACATTGTCGTCTAAGATCAAGAACTCGACAGACCGAAAAAAGGCAGAGGCTCAAGAAGAAGCTATTAATAAAAACATACAGGTCATTAAATATGTACAAGACATTGAAAACATGCAGCAGAACTTAACGCAACAAGAACAGAAAAATTTGATCCTTAATCACAGCACAAATTCAAATGAAACTTCGACGATCAACGCAGTGCCATCGAAGCCTAATAACACGGTAACAAAttataatcctgatactgacaacaaTAATCCAAATTGCAACAATATTAACAATAAAGATACTGTAACGAAATGTAATAATTCTCGATCGCGTCGAGGATATGTCCAAAACaatcaaaatatacaaaatcaAGTATCTCAAGAAGAGCATTCCAAGAAACCCGGATATTCGTACGACGAAAACCCAAAAAAGGCGCATAATATTGAAAGTTCTGGGGCACATCTTGAAAATAAGAATAATCCAGGAACAGGATCATCTGATGACAATGATACACAAAAAAACAATGTTCAAAATAATCCAAGATTGCAGCAAGAAATGCAGAACACCGAATCAGACATCAACAAACCGAAAAACGAAAAATCGACAAAAACAGCAAGAGAACAAAACGTTAACTTCAACTATGATGCAGTTAAATCGGGAAATACACACTTGATAAATACAAAGCAAGATCAACAAGAAGATAGTGAGTGTAACAAAATCAAACAAAATGCAACTTTGGATAAAGATCGACTACAGAAAGGGGAATCGCAGATATCGAATAAACAGAAAATTTCGAGACCTGCTGTTATATTGTTAGACGAGACTCCATCTGATGTTACAAAAAACAATGATTTACCAACAGAACTCAGGTTTGGCTTCGAGATTAATGAACAGCTGCTATTGTCTGAGGATTCTACAGCCGAAGAGACTTCTACTAGTTCTGTTTTTCCTTCTGTGGTGCCACCGCTTGTGAACAAGCCCCCTTCTAATTTCGATAGATACCCCCCGATATTTGAGAAACACGCAAGATGTGATAAGTTTACGCCTAATTTTATGCAACCGCCAAGTAATCATGTGCCGCAGCAGCCTATGCATCCTGTGATGGTGCAACGTTTACCGTGCATTGGTTATCCTCCAAGATTTCCACCACCCACGTGTTTGCCACCACCTACACCCACTCTAGGGATAATGGAGAAGTACCATCAACCGAAGGAAGATTTTTCTATGCTCTACGTAGCTCCTGAGGAAGATGTGAACGTGCAGACATACAATCATGATAAAATCGTCTCATTTGTCGGCTTAG CATGGGACGCCGTTATGAGGGAAATGCCAGTAACTACGAGTGGTCGTATACAGTTTTATAGTGGCCAGTGA